A genomic stretch from Thermomonospora umbrina includes:
- a CDS encoding DUF5682 family protein produces MPDTEIYGIRHHGPGSARALRRALEDFKPDVVLIEGPPEADAIVHLAADPAMRPPVALLAYTSGPTPKPGTPPAEHAPTPPDPPGRRAAFWPFAEFSPEWQAIRYAVEAGIPIRFCDLPAAHQLAETPELLTGPPATDPHAADDPAKPSVSDTHPSGRHHADGETVTNTEDDRRHSPNAAGQRSDRRDTGTGVKGQHDVGGRAAEVSTADVEGRVAGGRDPARGAEAAGRWGSGGEEGDAVRGDARASLPGRAAEGDEVERVRLDPLGWLAQVAGYDDAERWWEDVVEHRGEGPSPFPAIAEAMTVLREDLEERPVRGVPEAYARRERQREAYMRRTLRRTLKEGYERVAVVCGAWHVPALQAQVPASADDRTLRGLPKEKVALTWVPWTHGRLAHWSGYGAGVRSPGWYHHLFTAPDRPIERWLTRTARLLREEDLHVSSAHVIEGVRLAETLAALRDRPLAGLDEVTEATRAVLCEGAEAPLELVRHRLVVGERLGAVPESTPMVPLQRDVQAEQRRLRLKPSAPVKEHDLDLRTPLDLDRSRLLHRLRLLGVAWGEPDADASRSKGTFREGWRLAWRPEFDVELIEAGVWGTTVRDAAGARARALAGEAATLADLTSVAERCLLADLGEALPAVMRALADLAATDVDVVHLMAALPALVRALRYGDVRGTSVEPLRTVVDGLVVRICVGLPPAVSGLDDDAARDLLRHIDAVQESVALLAAATSPGGAAGGERVHRPGPQNGPGGPGHEGRWHGTLAGLLDRPGLHGLIDGRLTRLLHDAGLLDDVADRMARAVSVGHAPARAAAWIEGFLSGGGLVLVHDNVLLRLVDGWIAGLPEDSFTDVLPLLRRTFGGYGAAERRALGERARRVGGATTRRPEPDEDLDLERALPAVRAVAGILGWPT; encoded by the coding sequence GTGCCGGACACCGAGATCTACGGCATCCGCCACCACGGCCCCGGCTCGGCCCGGGCCCTCCGCCGCGCCCTGGAGGATTTCAAGCCCGACGTGGTCCTGATCGAGGGCCCCCCGGAGGCCGACGCCATCGTTCACCTGGCCGCCGACCCCGCCATGCGCCCCCCGGTCGCCCTCCTCGCCTACACCTCGGGCCCCACCCCCAAGCCCGGCACCCCACCCGCCGAGCACGCCCCCACGCCCCCCGACCCGCCGGGCCGCCGCGCCGCCTTCTGGCCGTTCGCCGAGTTCAGCCCCGAGTGGCAGGCCATCCGCTACGCCGTCGAGGCGGGCATCCCCATCCGCTTCTGCGATCTGCCCGCCGCCCACCAACTCGCCGAGACCCCCGAACTTCTCACCGGGCCCCCGGCCACCGACCCGCACGCCGCCGACGACCCGGCGAAACCCTCGGTGTCCGACACCCATCCCTCCGGCCGGCACCACGCGGACGGCGAGACCGTCACCAACACCGAAGACGACAGACGACACAGCCCCAACGCCGCCGGCCAACGCTCCGACCGCCGAGACACCGGCACCGGAGTCAAGGGCCAACACGATGTCGGCGGCCGGGCCGCCGAGGTGAGCACCGCAGACGTCGAGGGTCGTGTCGCCGGGGGCCGGGACCCCGCGAGGGGCGCGGAGGCTGCGGGTCGTTGGGGCTCCGGGGGCGAGGAAGGCGATGCCGTTCGGGGAGACGCCAGGGCGAGCCTTCCGGGGCGCGCGGCGGAGGGCGACGAGGTGGAGCGGGTCCGGCTCGATCCGCTCGGGTGGCTGGCGCAGGTGGCGGGCTACGACGACGCGGAGCGCTGGTGGGAGGACGTGGTCGAGCACCGAGGTGAGGGCCCGTCGCCGTTCCCCGCGATCGCCGAGGCCATGACGGTGCTGCGGGAGGACTTGGAGGAGCGGCCGGTCCGGGGCGTGCCCGAGGCGTACGCCAGGCGGGAGCGGCAGCGTGAGGCGTACATGCGCCGGACGCTGCGTCGCACCCTCAAGGAGGGGTACGAGCGGGTCGCGGTCGTGTGCGGGGCCTGGCATGTGCCGGCCCTTCAAGCGCAGGTCCCCGCGAGCGCGGACGACCGGACGCTGCGCGGGCTGCCCAAGGAGAAGGTGGCGCTGACCTGGGTGCCCTGGACGCACGGGCGGCTGGCGCACTGGTCCGGGTACGGGGCGGGGGTGCGGTCGCCCGGCTGGTACCACCACCTGTTCACGGCCCCCGATCGGCCGATCGAGCGGTGGCTGACGCGGACCGCCCGGCTGCTGCGGGAGGAGGACCTGCACGTCTCCTCCGCCCACGTGATCGAGGGCGTCCGGCTTGCGGAGACGCTGGCGGCGTTGCGCGACCGGCCGTTGGCGGGGCTGGACGAGGTGACCGAGGCGACCCGGGCGGTGCTGTGCGAGGGGGCCGAGGCGCCGCTGGAGCTCGTCCGGCATCGACTGGTGGTGGGCGAACGACTGGGGGCCGTTCCCGAGAGCACCCCCATGGTGCCGCTGCAGCGCGACGTTCAGGCCGAACAGCGCAGGCTGCGGCTCAAGCCGTCCGCGCCGGTCAAGGAGCACGACCTGGACCTGCGCACCCCGCTGGACCTGGATCGCAGCAGGCTGCTGCACCGGCTGCGGCTGTTGGGAGTCGCCTGGGGCGAGCCGGACGCCGACGCGAGTCGTTCCAAGGGCACGTTCCGGGAGGGGTGGCGGTTGGCGTGGCGGCCGGAGTTCGACGTCGAGCTGATCGAGGCGGGGGTCTGGGGCACGACGGTGCGGGACGCGGCCGGGGCGAGGGCGCGGGCGCTGGCGGGCGAGGCCGCGACGCTCGCCGACCTCACCTCCGTCGCCGAGCGCTGCCTCCTGGCCGACCTGGGCGAGGCGCTGCCGGCGGTCATGCGGGCGCTGGCCGACCTGGCCGCCACCGACGTGGACGTCGTCCATCTGATGGCGGCGCTGCCCGCGCTCGTTCGGGCGCTGCGGTACGGCGACGTTCGCGGCACCTCGGTGGAGCCGCTGCGCACGGTGGTGGACGGGCTCGTCGTCCGCATCTGCGTGGGCCTGCCGCCCGCCGTGTCCGGTCTGGACGACGACGCCGCCCGTGACCTGCTGCGACACATCGACGCCGTACAGGAGTCCGTCGCGCTGCTCGCCGCCGCGACGTCACCGGGCGGCGCGGCCGGCGGTGAACGCGTGCACCGTCCAGGCCCGCAGAACGGCCCCGGCGGCCCGGGCCACGAGGGGCGCTGGCACGGCACCCTGGCAGGGCTCCTCGACCGCCCCGGCCTGCACGGGCTGATCGACGGGCGGCTGACCCGGCTGCTGCACGACGCCGGACTGCTGGACGACGTCGCCGACCGGATGGCGCGGGCGGTGTCGGTCGGGCACGCGCCGGCCCGCGCCGCCGCGTGGATCGAGGGCTTCCTGTCGGGCGGCGGGCTGGTCCTCGTTCACGACAACGTTTTGCTGCGCCTGGTGGACGGGTGGATCGCCGGGCTGCCGGAGGACTCGTTCACCGACGTCCTGCCGCTGCTGCGCCGCACGTTCGGCGGGTACGGGGCCGCGGAGCGGCGCGCCCTCGGAGAGCGCGCCCGCCGGGTGGGCGGCGCCACGACACGGCGCCCGGAGCCCGACGAGGATCTCGACCTGGAACGGGCCCTGCCCGCGGTGAGGGCGGTCGCGGGGATCCTGGGATGGCCGACATGA
- a CDS encoding vWA domain-containing protein, producing the protein MTIGDDMHADERLKRWRLVLGGEAAEGTGVTLEGDEARMDAALEALYDQGGSRRGQGRARRGGLGDSAPNVARWLGDVRSYFPSTVVQVMQKDAIERLDLTRMLLEPEMLEAVEPDVHLVGTLLSLSQVMPEKAKHSARAVVRTVVCDLEARLAQRTRSAVTGALDRSARVRRPRRPADVDWPRTIRANLRHYLPERRTVVPERLVGYGRGQQALERDVVLCVDQSGSMAASVVYASVFAAVLASMRSLRTSLVVFDTAVVDLTDRLHDPVEILFGTRLGGGTDINRALAYSQGLITRPTDSILILISDLYEGGVREEMLRRAAALTSSGVQVIALLALSDEGAPAHDHENAAALTAMGIPAFACTPDAFPALMAAAIERHDLKDPPARHP; encoded by the coding sequence ATGACGATCGGAGACGACATGCACGCCGACGAGCGGCTCAAGCGGTGGCGGCTGGTGCTCGGCGGCGAGGCCGCCGAGGGCACCGGCGTCACGCTGGAGGGCGACGAGGCCCGCATGGACGCCGCGCTGGAGGCCCTCTACGACCAGGGCGGATCCCGGCGCGGGCAGGGTCGGGCGCGCCGCGGCGGCCTGGGCGACTCCGCCCCGAACGTGGCCCGATGGCTCGGCGACGTCCGCTCCTACTTCCCGTCCACGGTCGTGCAGGTGATGCAGAAGGACGCCATCGAACGGCTGGACCTGACCCGGATGCTGCTGGAGCCGGAGATGCTGGAGGCCGTCGAGCCCGACGTCCATCTGGTCGGCACCCTGCTGTCGCTCAGCCAGGTCATGCCCGAGAAGGCCAAGCACTCGGCGCGGGCCGTGGTCCGCACGGTGGTCTGCGATCTCGAGGCCCGGCTGGCGCAGCGCACCCGCTCCGCGGTGACCGGCGCGCTGGACCGGTCGGCCCGCGTGCGGCGCCCCCGCCGCCCGGCCGACGTCGACTGGCCCCGGACGATCCGCGCCAACCTGCGCCACTACCTGCCCGAACGGCGCACCGTCGTCCCGGAACGACTGGTCGGGTACGGCCGCGGGCAGCAGGCGCTCGAACGCGACGTGGTGCTGTGCGTCGATCAGAGCGGATCCATGGCCGCCTCGGTGGTGTACGCGAGCGTGTTCGCCGCCGTCCTGGCGTCGATGCGGTCGCTGCGCACGTCCCTGGTGGTCTTCGACACCGCCGTGGTGGACCTCACCGACCGCCTCCACGACCCGGTCGAGATCCTCTTCGGCACCCGACTCGGCGGCGGCACCGACATCAACCGGGCCCTCGCCTACTCCCAGGGCCTGATCACCCGACCCACCGACTCGATCCTCATCCTGATCAGCGACCTGTACGAGGGCGGCGTCCGCGAGGAGATGCTCCGCCGCGCGGCCGCCCTGACCTCGTCGGGAGTCCAGGTCATCGCGCTGCTCGCCCTCTCCGACGAGGGCGCCCCCGCCCACGACCACGAGAACGCCGCCGCCCTGACCGCCATGGGCATCCCCGCCTTCGCCTGCACCCCCGACGCCTTCCCCGCCCTGATGGCCGCCGCCATCGAACGCCACGACCTCAAGGACCCGCCCGCCCGCCACCCCTGA
- a CDS encoding serine/threonine-protein kinase has protein sequence MIPLPLEPGDPPRLGGYELVGRLGVGGQGVVYLGRRADGPEVAVKLLHARLLADAQARARFVRELAVLQRVAGFCTAQMLEADTAGDQPYIVSEFVSGPSLRELVAEQGPRTGADLERLAIGTVTALAAIHRAGIVHRDFKPHNVLIGPDGPRVIDFGIARALDAGATLTSQIIGTPAYMSPEQFAGGAVGPSADLYAWGATMIFAATGRDPHGGGALPAVMYRVLHEAPDLTGLPPQIAEIVGSCMNKDPAARPTAEQVLLRLLGEGGETPPTTRAEAPGSGSRTPPPGDRHPARAPHEPIELIGARWPHGAPPAAGPAPTSSPDPFGRAAPASPDPFGPSSAAPGASAASGPFDPAAPAASGPGVPAGPAGPAASSGDAVRGHTRSGSPGPSGTIGYTRTPDPSAAAGTDRSTSPYERMERGGRDETAAYDRAGGGHPGTSHDRERTAPPADPWARTTAQGRRRHSNVHDQSEHHRPHPYQDRPADRGQGASPSRRGLLRRTPSLVAGLVLASLLAILDLAALAIFVADPTESRGRPVFIAVAGVLTLLAMVTIVAVAVAWRGGRTAVRSVIALRIVREAFWAWSVWALADLEAGPAAYAFRATFTLAVVILLTRALLQKPQP, from the coding sequence GTGATCCCCCTTCCCCTCGAACCGGGAGATCCCCCCCGGCTCGGCGGTTACGAGCTGGTCGGCCGCCTGGGCGTCGGCGGGCAGGGCGTCGTGTACCTGGGCCGCCGGGCCGACGGCCCCGAGGTCGCGGTCAAGCTCCTGCACGCCCGACTGCTGGCGGACGCCCAGGCCCGCGCCCGCTTCGTCCGGGAACTGGCGGTGCTCCAGCGGGTGGCGGGCTTCTGCACCGCCCAGATGCTGGAGGCCGACACGGCCGGCGACCAGCCCTACATCGTCAGCGAGTTCGTGTCCGGCCCGTCGCTGCGGGAGCTCGTCGCCGAGCAGGGCCCCCGCACCGGCGCCGACCTGGAACGCCTGGCGATCGGCACGGTCACCGCCCTGGCCGCCATCCACCGCGCCGGCATCGTGCACCGCGACTTCAAGCCGCACAACGTCCTGATCGGCCCGGACGGCCCCCGCGTCATCGACTTCGGGATCGCCCGCGCCCTGGACGCCGGGGCCACCCTGACCAGCCAGATCATCGGCACCCCCGCCTACATGTCCCCGGAGCAGTTCGCCGGCGGCGCCGTCGGCCCGTCCGCCGACCTGTACGCCTGGGGCGCCACCATGATCTTCGCCGCCACCGGCCGCGACCCCCACGGAGGCGGGGCGCTGCCCGCCGTCATGTACCGGGTGCTCCACGAGGCCCCCGACCTGACCGGCCTTCCCCCGCAGATCGCCGAGATCGTCGGCTCCTGCATGAACAAGGACCCGGCCGCCCGACCCACCGCCGAGCAGGTGCTCCTGCGCCTCCTCGGCGAGGGCGGTGAGACCCCACCGACGACGCGCGCCGAAGCCCCCGGGTCCGGATCCCGAACCCCGCCGCCCGGCGACCGGCACCCCGCGCGGGCCCCACACGAGCCCATCGAACTCATCGGCGCCCGATGGCCGCACGGCGCGCCCCCCGCCGCCGGCCCGGCCCCCACATCCTCACCCGACCCCTTCGGTCGGGCCGCCCCCGCCTCACCGGACCCCTTCGGGCCCTCCTCCGCCGCGCCCGGTGCCTCCGCCGCATCCGGCCCGTTCGACCCGGCCGCCCCCGCCGCGTCCGGCCCTGGCGTACCCGCGGGCCCCGCCGGACCTGCGGCCTCCTCCGGCGATGCAGTCCGGGGCCACACCCGTTCCGGGAGCCCGGGCCCCTCGGGGACGATCGGCTACACCAGAACCCCGGACCCTTCGGCCGCCGCCGGAACGGACCGCTCCACCAGCCCGTACGAACGGATGGAACGAGGCGGCCGAGACGAGACGGCCGCCTACGACCGAGCGGGGGGCGGACACCCGGGCACCTCACACGACCGGGAACGGACCGCTCCACCGGCGGACCCTTGGGCGCGCACGACCGCCCAAGGCCGGCGGCGTCACTCGAACGTCCATGATCAGTCGGAACACCACCGGCCCCACCCGTACCAAGACCGGCCGGCCGACCGAGGACAGGGGGCCTCGCCCTCCCGACGCGGCCTGCTGCGGCGAACACCCTCCCTGGTCGCCGGCCTCGTCCTGGCCTCCCTGCTGGCGATCCTGGACCTGGCAGCCCTCGCGATCTTCGTCGCCGATCCGACCGAGTCCCGCGGCCGGCCGGTCTTCATCGCGGTCGCCGGCGTCCTCACCCTCTTGGCGATGGTCACGATCGTCGCCGTCGCGGTCGCCTGGAGAGGAGGCCGCACCGCCGTCCGTTCCGTCATCGCCCTACGGATCGTCCGCGAGGCGTTCTGGGCCTGGTCGGTCTGGGCCCTCGCCGACCTGGAGGCCGGCCCCGCCGCCTACGCCTTCCGCGCCACCTTCACCCTCGCCGTCGTCATCCTCCTGACGCGCGCCCTCCTCCAAAAACCCCAGCCCTGA
- a CDS encoding DUF6777 domain-containing protein: MTASGLAACDSAAADTITRLTVGSPGPDAYTLVAGTDRRDTRPRSRAGGEAEGDTPGLYGGTRNRATCDPTQLLSFLQRNPAKGKAWAAVQKVGYAALPRYIRKLTPVILRVDTLVTNHGYKGGKATSFPAVLQAGVAVLVDEYGKPVVKCNCGNPITPPDRNINPRDAKYEGPSWDRFTDRNVTVIKGRDASKGALTSITLVDTGATMSFNRPLGTMGGQDGPPAPLPPGETATPTGGPTEVPPPTGGPTDGPYTPPPGDGYTPNPDPSVPGGEPGPGDTGDPGDQQPEVPGPTPQGGTVPSGGTGGESP; the protein is encoded by the coding sequence GTGACGGCGTCGGGTCTGGCGGCCTGCGACAGCGCCGCGGCCGACACCATCACGCGGCTGACCGTGGGTTCGCCGGGTCCGGACGCGTACACGCTGGTCGCGGGGACGGACCGACGGGACACCAGGCCCCGCAGCCGGGCGGGCGGAGAGGCCGAGGGCGACACCCCCGGCCTGTACGGGGGAACGCGCAACCGGGCCACCTGCGACCCGACGCAGTTGCTGTCGTTCCTGCAGCGCAACCCGGCCAAGGGCAAGGCGTGGGCGGCGGTCCAGAAGGTCGGGTACGCGGCGTTGCCGAGGTACATCCGCAAACTCACCCCGGTGATCCTGCGGGTGGACACGCTGGTGACCAACCACGGGTATAAGGGCGGCAAGGCGACGAGCTTCCCGGCCGTTCTCCAGGCCGGGGTCGCGGTCCTCGTGGACGAATACGGCAAACCGGTGGTCAAGTGCAATTGCGGAAATCCCATAACCCCGCCCGACCGTAATATCAATCCACGCGACGCGAAGTACGAGGGACCCTCCTGGGACCGGTTCACCGACCGGAACGTGACGGTCATCAAGGGCCGCGACGCGTCGAAGGGGGCGCTGACCTCCATCACGCTCGTCGACACCGGGGCCACCATGTCGTTCAACCGGCCGCTGGGCACCATGGGCGGCCAGGACGGCCCGCCCGCGCCGCTGCCGCCGGGCGAGACCGCCACCCCGACCGGCGGCCCGACGGAGGTTCCCCCGCCCACCGGCGGCCCGACCGACGGGCCCTACACCCCGCCGCCCGGCGACGGCTACACGCCGAACCCCGACCCCAGCGTCCCCGGCGGCGAACCCGGCCCCGGCGACACGGGCGACCCCGGCGACCAGCAGCCCGAGGTCCCGGGCCCCACCCCCCAAGGCGGCACCGTCCCCTCGGGCGGAACCGGCGGCGAATCCCCGTAA
- a CDS encoding alpha/beta hydrolase produces the protein MWRRDPPGAAVDAGLGPGPGLAGGRGARSDDGATVIGARLRTPRTLDLTIRSPALHGLGRARLLLPPGWSPTAARTWPALWLLHGAPPAASGHTAWTTGTAVERLTRDVDVLVVMPDGGRGGDHADWWNHGHGGPPRWETFHLSELRQLLERGYRAGPQRAIAGASTGGRAALAHAARHPGLFTAAASFSGPLDIRHTDPGRLDGPDLLRLTSAIGHPGTDWRRIWGDPTGQGDVWRAHNPYDLADRLAGVRLYLSAGDGGPVELLARRGTTRLAARLRDLGVPAAVHLHQGTGSWARWERELAAALPLLLADLR, from the coding sequence ATGTGGCGGCGTGACCCGCCCGGCGCGGCCGTGGATGCGGGGCTCGGGCCCGGCCCCGGCCTCGCGGGCGGCCGGGGGGCCCGATCCGACGACGGGGCGACCGTCATCGGCGCGCGCCTCCGGACCCCCCGCACCCTGGACCTGACGATCCGCTCGCCCGCCCTGCACGGCCTGGGCCGCGCCCGGCTGCTGCTGCCCCCCGGCTGGTCGCCGACGGCGGCGCGCACCTGGCCCGCGCTCTGGCTCCTGCACGGGGCCCCACCGGCGGCGTCCGGCCATACCGCCTGGACGACGGGCACCGCCGTGGAACGGCTGACGCGCGACGTGGACGTCCTGGTCGTCATGCCGGACGGCGGCCGCGGCGGCGACCACGCCGACTGGTGGAACCACGGCCACGGCGGGCCCCCGCGGTGGGAGACCTTTCATCTGTCCGAGCTGCGCCAACTCCTGGAGCGCGGCTATCGGGCCGGACCGCAACGCGCCATCGCCGGGGCCTCGACCGGCGGCCGGGCGGCACTGGCCCACGCGGCGCGGCATCCCGGCCTGTTCACCGCGGCGGCCTCGTTCAGCGGTCCCCTCGACATCCGGCACACCGACCCGGGCCGCCTGGACGGGCCCGACCTTCTCCGCCTCACGTCCGCGATCGGCCACCCCGGCACCGACTGGCGGCGGATCTGGGGCGACCCGACCGGTCAAGGGGACGTCTGGCGGGCCCACAACCCGTACGACCTGGCCGACCGGCTCGCGGGCGTCCGGCTCTACCTCAGCGCGGGGGACGGGGGCCCCGTGGAGCTCCTCGCCCGCCGCGGCACCACCCGCCTCGCGGCCAGACTCCGTGACCTGGGCGTCCCGGCGGCCGTCCACCTCCACCAGGGCACCGGATCGTGGGCCCGCTGGGAACGCGAACTCGCCGCCGCACTGCCGCTCCTGCTGGCCGACCTTCGCTGA
- a CDS encoding diacylglycerol/lipid kinase family protein yields the protein MRSKQDLEAAVRGRGRAALVVNTRSRRGRRRFAEARRLLARAGLEFAEVHSVSEPGRLPAVLADVLTRRPDLVVVGGGDGTIAEAVSHLAGRDIALGLLPLGTTNNFARSLELPLGLAGAVQVLRDGKVADVDLGQVRDKGPGEVKVFANMVSVGLSVDVAEQVPHDLKRVIGRAAYAVTGAWLMFRHRPFRATIEVDGKTYELVTHQLNIANGSHHSGRRFAGDASPDDRLLNVYRLGDRSRLRLAADTVAHMLTGPRRRLADDMFLNTSADIRVTTDPPLKIDVDGEIHGPTPVEIGLLPNALRVLVPRSFPDR from the coding sequence ATGCGGAGCAAACAGGACCTGGAGGCCGCCGTACGCGGCCGGGGCAGGGCGGCGCTGGTGGTCAACACGCGCTCCCGGCGGGGCCGCAGGCGGTTCGCCGAGGCCCGGCGGCTGCTGGCGCGGGCCGGGCTGGAGTTCGCCGAGGTGCATTCGGTGTCCGAGCCGGGGCGGCTGCCCGCCGTGCTCGCCGACGTGCTGACCCGCAGGCCCGACCTGGTCGTGGTGGGCGGCGGCGACGGCACCATCGCCGAGGCGGTGTCCCATCTGGCGGGGCGGGACATCGCCCTGGGGCTGCTGCCGCTGGGCACGACCAACAACTTCGCCCGCAGCCTGGAGCTGCCGCTCGGCCTGGCCGGCGCGGTCCAGGTGCTGCGGGACGGCAAGGTGGCCGACGTCGACCTCGGCCAGGTCCGGGACAAGGGCCCGGGCGAGGTCAAGGTCTTCGCCAACATGGTCAGCGTGGGCCTGTCGGTGGACGTGGCCGAGCAGGTGCCGCACGACCTCAAGCGCGTGATCGGACGGGCGGCGTACGCGGTCACCGGGGCGTGGCTGATGTTCCGGCACCGGCCGTTCAGGGCGACGATCGAGGTGGACGGCAAGACGTACGAGCTGGTCACCCACCAGCTCAACATCGCCAACGGCAGCCATCACAGCGGGCGGCGGTTCGCCGGGGACGCGAGCCCCGACGACCGGCTGCTCAACGTCTACCGGCTCGGCGACCGGTCCCGGCTGCGGCTGGCGGCCGACACCGTGGCGCACATGCTGACCGGGCCGCGGCGGCGGCTGGCCGACGACATGTTCCTCAACACCAGCGCGGACATCCGCGTCACCACCGACCCCCCGTTGAAGATCGACGTGGACGGCGAGATCCACGGCCCCACCCCGGTGGAGATCGGCCTGCTGCCCAACGCGCTGCGGGTGCTGGTCCCCCGGTCGTTCCCGGACCGGTAG
- a CDS encoding PLP-dependent cysteine synthase family protein encodes MSGLLECGTALPGRGASADWTAEAVRIVEADTNRSADTHLHTFPMPRDWGVDLYLKDESVHPTGSLKHRLARSLFLYALCNGWIGEGTTVVEASSGSTAVSEAYFARLLGLPFIAVMPESTSREKIALIELYGGKCHLIEDAGAVVRESRRLAAECGGHFMDQFTYAERATDWRGNNNIAESIFEQLRDERHPVPEWIVVSAGTGGTSATIGRYVRYRRHPTRLCVVDPENSAFFPGWTRGDPGYTTGLPSRIEGIGRPRVEPSFVPSVIDHMIQVPDAAAIAAMRYLYRVTGRKGGGSTGTNLWGSLLIAAEMRRTSVRGSIVTLICDTGDRYTHTYYDDAWLAAQGLDLAPYTAALERLLD; translated from the coding sequence GTGAGCGGCCTCCTGGAGTGCGGCACGGCGCTGCCGGGGCGGGGCGCGTCGGCGGACTGGACGGCGGAGGCGGTCCGGATCGTCGAGGCGGACACCAACCGCAGCGCCGACACGCACCTGCACACGTTCCCGATGCCGAGGGACTGGGGTGTCGACCTCTACCTGAAGGACGAGTCGGTCCACCCGACGGGCTCCCTCAAGCACCGGCTGGCCCGGTCGCTGTTCCTGTACGCGCTGTGCAACGGGTGGATCGGCGAGGGCACCACGGTCGTGGAGGCGTCCAGCGGGTCCACGGCCGTGTCCGAGGCGTACTTCGCCCGGCTGCTCGGCCTGCCGTTCATCGCGGTGATGCCGGAGTCCACCAGCCGGGAGAAGATCGCGCTCATCGAGCTGTACGGCGGCAAGTGCCATCTGATCGAGGACGCCGGGGCCGTGGTGCGGGAGTCCCGCAGGCTGGCCGCTGAGTGCGGCGGCCACTTCATGGACCAGTTCACATACGCGGAGCGGGCGACGGACTGGCGGGGCAACAACAACATCGCGGAGTCGATCTTCGAGCAGTTGCGGGACGAGCGGCATCCGGTGCCCGAGTGGATCGTGGTGAGCGCGGGCACGGGCGGCACCAGCGCCACGATCGGCCGCTACGTGCGGTACCGGCGGCATCCGACCCGGCTGTGCGTGGTGGACCCGGAGAACAGCGCGTTCTTCCCCGGCTGGACGCGCGGCGACCCCGGGTACACGACCGGTCTGCCCTCCCGGATCGAGGGCATCGGCCGGCCCCGAGTCGAGCCGTCGTTCGTGCCGAGCGTGATCGACCACATGATCCAGGTGCCGGACGCGGCGGCGATCGCGGCGATGCGGTACCTGTACCGGGTGACGGGCCGCAAGGGCGGCGGCTCCACCGGCACCAACCTGTGGGGGTCGCTGCTGATCGCCGCCGAGATGCGGCGCACGTCGGTGCGCGGCTCGATCGTCACGCTGATCTGCGACACCGGCGACCGGTACACGCACACCTACTACGACGACGCGTGGCTGGCCGCCCAGGGCCTGGACCTGGCCCCGTACACCGCCGCGCTGGAGCGCCTGCTCGACTGA